Genomic DNA from Deltaproteobacteria bacterium:
AACTGACAACCAATGATCAGAAAAAGTGCCTCTGGTACAGGTGAAAGATCTCTGCCTCTTCATCTTCGTGCAGCAGGCGGAGCGGTTTCACTCCCTCTTTGCAGAGATAGTTCACCGACGTTCCGTACAACCTGCAGATCAGAGGCCTGACCGGATAAATGGAGCACCCTTCCTCTGTGAGGTAAGGGCAGGTGGTGCCCTGAGCTGGCTGTGGTTTTCTGCCCCGCTCCAGGAGGAACTGTTTGATGCGCTCCGCTTCTGCTTTTGTCTGCGAAGGCACACCAAAGCTGCGGCAGCACTCGTGACATCCAGGCGTGCACATGAAGTCCGGAATAAGCTGATAGAGATCATCCAGCTCCATGGTAGTTCCCTGCCTTATTGAGAGATTGTTTGAAACGATATTTTTTAGAGGTTGATGGCAAAATGAAAGTGCACCTGATAACCAATATCGGTAACCATGCGTGACAGGGGATTGGAGGCATGGCAACGAGACGGTAGCCGCAGGCTTTAGCCTGCGTTGTCCGGTGTTGATATCGATTTCGAGAAGCAATAGCCCCGTGACACCGTTGTAATATCGGCCGCAGGCTTGGCTTTGAGGCTAGCCAGCAGCAGCGCGGCGGTAAAGGGGGTGCACTTTCATTTTGCCATCAACCTTTGGACCTTAGTATTTTTACCTTCAAAGATAGGTGAGCCAGTGCTCATATCTGGCTTCGTTGCCCTTGACTACCTGGAAAAAGCTTTCCTGGAGCTTCCGGGTCACCGGCCCGGGGCGTCCTTGTCCGATGGTGCGCTGGTCCACTTCTCTAACCGGAGTGATTTCCGCCGCTGTGCCGGTAAAAAACACCTCGTCGGCCATGTAGAGTTCATCTCTGGAAAAACGCTGCTCCAGCACCTCGATGTCGAGATCGCGGGCAATAGTCATGACTGCATCGCGGGTAATTCCGGCCAGAATCGAGGTTAGAGGGGGTGTTCTGAGCACACCCTGGCGAACCATGAATATGTTTTCACCGGTGGCTTCACAAACGTAGCCTTCGGTGTCCAGCATAATGGCTTCGTCGTAGCCGTCACGGGTGACTTCCAGTTTTGCCAGGATGGAATTGACATAGTTGCCACAGGCCTTCGTCTTGGTCATCATGATGTTTACATGGTG
This window encodes:
- a CDS encoding branched-chain amino acid transaminase; its protein translation is MVEKAEKIWLDGAFVNWDEANVHILTHTIHYGLGVFEGIRCYQCEDGRSAVFRLPEHVERLFHSAHAVMLQIPFTQEQISQAILETLKTNNQKAAYIRPLVFIGDGAMGLHPQDNPIRVAIVTWPWGAYLGEEGLSKGIRAKISSFTRHHVNIMMTKTKACGNYVNSILAKLEVTRDGYDEAIMLDTEGYVCEATGENIFMVRQGVLRTPPLTSILAGITRDAVMTIARDLDIEVLEQRFSRDELYMADEVFFTGTAAEITPVREVDQRTIGQGRPGPVTRKLQESFFQVVKGNEARYEHWLTYL
- a CDS encoding YkgJ family cysteine cluster protein, whose translation is MELDDLYQLIPDFMCTPGCHECCRSFGVPSQTKAEAERIKQFLLERGRKPQPAQGTTCPYLTEEGCSIYPVRPLICRLYGTSVNYLCKEGVKPLRLLHEDEEAEIFHLYQRHFF